CCAGCTACGGCCATTGTGAAACAGTTCGCATTATGTAAACCTGTATGGATCACAAGCGACAATATAATTAATACGGCAGTAGACACAGCCCGTATGCAAGCAATTGCAAATCTGCTAATATCTTGGGGAGTAAATGCAAATGTTTATGGTTTAGGCTCTAATACACATTATTCTGTTCTCGAGTCTAATAATATACCACAAGACGCCTTAATAGTCAACATATATGGTGGAGCATGTGCTGCAACTATCTATGAAATGGGCCTAAATTCTTATAAAGCTCTAAAGGGAAGTAGAGAAGTTTATTCGATCTGGATATCTCCACCTGCTTTAGATATTAGAGGTTTAGCCTGGTTACCAAGGGCTCATGATGATGACTTCTCATCTCCAAGTTTCACAGGATTGGCTAACCCTGACCAATTCCTGACCAGCCATGGATTTAATTTCTTGGTGTGTGGTGGAGATATTGCACAAATGGCCAGTGCAATTTTCAACGAAGCACGAACCTGAGTTAACCCTATTAATAGATATTTGGCTTTTTTAAGCCAATATCAACCTTTTTTTAATCCTTTTTTTAAATTGTATAATTAATGAATTATGTGATAAATTTATTATGAATTAAAATTATAATAAATTAAAAAATACCAATACAATTAAAAATCGTATATAATTTTTATAATATAACATTATAAAGGAAATAGAGAATTAATAATGGTACGTGTAATAGTTTACTCATAAAAGGATAATTCAAGATAACATTGAATTTTACTTACAAGGACTCTTAAAATATATTAAATCCACGATATGGAAGTATCATAATGGACTTTGATCGGACTATTTCAATTTTAATAATAATTGCCCTCATTGCCGGAATGATAGGTGTATTTTATATCACATTGTCACCCGCGAAAGTAGATGGATTCACTGAATTTTATTTACTGGGTCCTGATGGAAAAGCCGGGGATTATCCAACAAATTTAACAACCGGTGAGCAGGGTAACCTTACCATAGGCGTGGTTAATCATGAGCATTCAACACAGAGTTACCTGATTAAGATTAAAAGAAACAACACTATCCTGAAAGAAGAGAATATTTCCCTTCAAAATGATGAAAAGAATGAAATACCTTTCCAATTCACAGGAAACACTCCGGGTGAGTATAAACTGGAGTTTGAGCTTTACAAATTACCCGATACCAAAAATATTTACAGATCAGTCTTTCTTTTGGTAAACGTTAACTAAAAAACGTTAACTATAAAAAAACGTTAACTAAAAATTCTTGGATAGAGTTCACCATGATGTTCTTAAAATAACCATGGTGTTCTTAAAATAATGTTAATAATGGTATTGACTAATGTAATGGGCAGTAACAAATTGATATGTAGTTACCCATCAAGTTATTTTATAGCTAGAAAAATATCATCGTATTAGTCTATCGTTTACCTAATTTCCCAAACAAAATAATAATAATAA
The Methanobacterium sp. DNA segment above includes these coding regions:
- a CDS encoding DUF1616 domain-containing protein, producing MDFDRTISILIIIALIAGMIGVFYITLSPAKVDGFTEFYLLGPDGKAGDYPTNLTTGEQGNLTIGVVNHEHSTQSYLIKIKRNNTILKEENISLQNDEKNEIPFQFTGNTPGEYKLEFELYKLPDTKNIYRSVFLLVNVN